In Cryptococcus decagattii chromosome 1, complete sequence, the sequence CATCCCACCCCAGCTGTCTCTCCAGCGCTTTCGCAAATGAATAAATGTTTGACGACGCATCGCACGGCGGCCCGTCATCGTTCTGCAAACGTCAGCGGGCGACGGCCCACTCGCACATACAGTCAGCAGCACAACCGGCCGCTCGCCATACGTCTGCAGCGGGGCCATCGTGTGGGGAGAGAATGTAAATGTAGAAAAGACGGTTCATTGTGAAACATTCGTATGCGAGTCGGACCGTTTTACCGATCATGACGTTTCTTGACCATCCTTTTATTCCACCAATACGCCGACTTTTCTCCTACCGCCATCTAACATCGACCTATACACATTGCCTATAATGTATCGTATAGCATCGACCTCGTATGTATCCGCTACCCCAACCTCTCCTCATACGCCTTCCACCCTTCCTGCCTATACCTCTCCGCCTCCGCCTTGACCGCCTCCTCCCCACCTTGCACCCCGTAAATCCCTCGTCCGACGATAATCACATCCGCACCCGCTTCCAGCACCACCTCCCTCGGCGTCCTGTACTGCTGTCCCAGCTTATCCCCCTTGGCCGCCAACCCGACCCCGGGCGACATGATCAAccagtcttcttccccttcgtcatctcctccttcttcttctcctccttctcccgcATCGACGCGTTCTTGCGCGATGAATCCGATAACGAAATCCCGACCGGCCTCCCGCGCCATCCGCACCGTCTCCCTCGTATATTCCCCCCGCGCAAGCGACCCCTTGGACGACATGTTGGCCAGCAGCAAAAGCCCACGGCCGAGCGGGAGACCGATGGATGATAACCCGGTGATGATCCCAGGTCCAGGGACGGAGTGCGCGTTGGTCAAGTCGGACCATGACGCGATCTTGTGCGTCCCGGAAGAGTATTGCAGTGACACAGTATTCCCTGTTGCCCTATTCAGCCCTCTTGCCATCTTTTTAGAGAAGCGCCAGACGCGCACCGATATCGGCGAATTTGCGGTCTTCGAAAATCACAAAATCGAGttgctttgaaagctgGACAAGTTTGGCCGCGAATTCAAGTGTAAAGTCTTCAATAATGTCACAGTGCGTCTCGTTTTCAGACTCAGCCCCACTtgtttccctttttttttttttcttttacTTTTCGGATGATTGATCAATAAACCCACCTTGACCATACACACACTCTCCCCGACCATCCTCACAATCTCAAGAACCTCATCCGCCTTGGTCACGTCCACGCTCACACACAGATTCGTGCGTTTGCGGTCCATGATGGTCAGGATCCGCCGCGCGGTCGGGTTGGTGTGTAGTGTGATGCGCGAGGCGTATGTCTTGAGCGTCGTCGGGTGTGGCATTTTAGTTTCAGGTGGTGAGTTTAGGGGGAGAATCAGTAGAAAGAAGAGTGGATGAGAAACACGAGGATTGCGCGGTACGCTTGGAGATCTGTCACCTAATCAGCGGGATCAAATGTTACATAACAAAAGTTCGTCATTGTATACGCAGCATCATCCATAACGCCGCGTATCGTGGTACTGTAGCGTCATTTTTATATGCAGAATCCATAACGCCATCATGGTACTGTAGGTGTAAAAGTATGTATATCGAGTACGATAGTATCACAGTATGGCACAAAAATTCCTTAAAAATGTCCGTTTGTATATTCTAGGTTTCGTAATAGGCTGGTCGTGTCTCGTTTGATAAGAATCGTATAGAAACGGTATTGCACATGATAAAAATGATGGTGATTACTAGGGGGGATGGTATTAGGAATATGCAAAGGACAACAAAAAACCGACAAGATGTATGCGGTAACGAGCCACTTCAAGTAAGGGTATGAGAATGGGTCGTTCGTCATAGGGGATCGCGTCACAGGGGATCGCACAAGAGGTGAAAGAGTGCTGCAAACGAGTGAATGCTAGCAGCAGAAATGtcaggatgaagaaaatgTCGAGAGGCCAGACAACTTCTTCCAGAGCAAATCCAAAAGCCATCGTCATGTGTTCTGCAAATGCATCGAAATGTTTCATTTCATCtgatcatcatcagcatcagctATAGCAACATTCAtcagaaaaaaaagacttGCCACCAATCAGGCGAAACCTGCCATCGATCTTGCATCCCCCGCACACCCAAACCCCCACATTCCACCGCCGTGTTACCCAACGGTGCCATTGATCCAGTTGCACTAGTCACAGGACGCTTGTTCTCGCCCTGAACATCAAGGCCAATCTTCACAGCCGCGTTTTTCAGTCCTAATTGGTCCTGTTGCTGGTGCGGCCCATTCTGTAAAGTAGTCAAACTGTTCGTCTCCTTGAGGACCTCAGTAATAGTCCTTTTATTGTCTCCAATAGGGTgccaaggaagaggtgcAAAGAGATCAGATTTAAGAGTATTGATAGAAATTGATGTACCGAAAGATTTCGATTCCGTCGAGGCCGATTTGCCATTTCCGTCGCTGTTGCCGTTGCCGCTGTTTCCTGCCAGTTTCGCATCCAACCCGAACCGATGATGAGTATTCATTTTCCCAGTAGGCTCGATGAATGCGGTAAACGGATTAAACTGTTGCCATTTTTGCACCTGCAATACGTCAGATTGTTCCGATTGTTGAAACTTTGGATCCGAGACAGGCTGAGACTGGGGTCGAGCCTGGTAGGACAGCAGAGGCCGGGCCAACGTTTGAGGAGGATTGGGTTGGTCAACTTCAAATTGGGCCAATGACGACAGATAAAATGGTTCACTCCCCTTCCTGGCTGTCATTCTTGAGAGAGGCGACGCCAGATCATTCAATGGGAATGGAACAGAATTTTGAACATGAGACTGAGCCTGATGCTGAGGGGAGCCAAGTTGCTGACTGAATGAATCAAAGGCAGTTATCGCGACAGGCATCGTCATTGAGGCCGACTGGGGCATTTTAGCAGTGGCCGAGTTCAAAGTAGGAACAAGTGTATTGATTGCTCCCACATATCGGCGAGCCACAAGCGGGCGGCCACCAAGGTTAAGACCATTAGCAGCCGCTAGCGCAGTGGCGGATACCGCATGATCGAATTGAATAAGAATTTTAAACGGGTTGGAGGAGAGAACATGGGTGCGGGACACGGGGCCAAAATGATTGAAGATATCGCGGATACTTGCCGAGTCGGGAAAGTACGCAGGGTCCTATTAGATCCATCAGCTCTGGTTCGTTACCGTGTATCCGTTTGCAGACATACTAGGTTGTCAACGACCACTGTACATTCCTCCATGGATTCGCGTCGGATAGATACTGTTGGAGGGTGAACAACTCGGTTTGGCATAATATCTTTGTACTGTAAGCCGCGCCCGATCTCGCACAGATTACGCACTGCTAGATCCGAAATGCTTGGCTTCACGCTGGATAAGAGCCCAAGAGACATCCATTTTGAACCCAGCATGCCAGGTGCCGTTCATGGCACGCATAGCCTCTACCGCTTCTTGGTGAGTTGACATAAGGACAAAACCTCTATAAAGGGACATGAGTCCACATCAAAAGTCAGCCGTTAGGTACTTACCGTCTACGTCCCATTCCATCCAGTTGAGAAAGCAAAGTCGAATGCTCCACCATTCCAAAAGGTGTGAACAAGGCTTTAAACTGGATCCTACTAACGCTAAGCAACCTCTCGACAGGCAAGAGCACACTACAGGAGACTCACTGAGTCATGTCCAGAGGTAAACCCATCACATATAGATTTCTCGGCAAGGATCCCTGAGGGCCAACGTGCCTATAACCCAGACCAGAATTGTCTCGTTGGTTCATGTCCAAAGTGAGACTCGAAAGGCTATCGCTGAGGCTGGTCATGCTGAAACCATTTGCACAGACGAGTGCAGAGCCACTGTTCtgaacagaagaagaaccagAGCCAAACGGAGATGGATTAGAAGAGGTGCAATCAGCGCTGTAAACTGAGCTAAAGGCCGCAGGCGGTGCTGGGAGAGGCGTAGGAGGCGTCTTGAGCTCGAAAGAAGCATTGGCAGTCTTAAGTTCAGGCGTGGTAACAGTCGAAATGCCTTGAGCTTGTCCGGGGCTGGTTGATGGTGCTCTCACAAGAGTGCTGATATTACATCAATATCCATCCAATGGCATATAGAGAGTGGgtaaaagaaaaaggaataAGTAGAACTTACATTCCACTAGACGCCAAACATCCCTTCAACCCTAAACATCTCGCGACATCTGCCTCCGACGAAACCCAGACTTGAGCCCATTGTAGATTGGCCGAGCCGAGAGCAGAAGCGTGCATCAGTACACCTAGGACCTTGACTGCTTTGCGACCATGTATAATCATAGAGAGTggatgaaaaggaagtAAGTGGTTTGAAAAAGAACGCAAGAAGCGGTCAGCATCGAGCATCGACAGTGTGCGCGGAGAAAGTACTCACTATGAGTGGCAAAGAAGTTGATCAAATGATCCGAAGTTACTAATGGTCAATGTCAGCATAGTATCTTGACGCCGTATTGCGTCGCTCAACTAAACTCTGCCTCAAATCACTTGCCAACCCATCCAACATCGCTCCACACCTCATCCGTCGTCGTTGGGAATGCACACCGTCGGCGAAAATGTAAGTGTTAAGATGAAAGAACATACCAGCTTGGCTTAGTCCGAAGAGTCTCACTTCGTACTTGGGAGCTGACGGATCAGTATGAGTCTCAACCCTGGGGTCTGAGTTGAAGATCGCGTTTGTCACAGCTTTTGATCCTTCACTATTGTCAAAATTGGCATCAGTGTGCGAGATTCCAAATGTGGGCGTATTCGAATGACTATTGGTATAATTGTCTACACTGGTAGTAGGCAGAAGGCTTGACTCGGGAACGAGAAATATATTATGAGCTACAGAGTCGGGTGACTTGGATGTGGAACGTGTAGATGGGACCATTTTTTTAAAAGAGATGTGATACGATTTGTAACTTTTGTCTTCCAACTTTTATGGTTGTGGTTCTGAATAGTTAgtaggaaggaagagtggCGGTTGTGGTGGGTAtaaaggagaaagagagagataaAAGATAAAAAAGTGCGTGGAAGGATGCAGATCTCTGAAAGTCAAGCGCGCACCTTTTATAGGTTTTGCTCTCAAGTCAGGGATGAGCTGCCATCAGTCAGGTACGAGCCTAATTAATCGCACTGCAGGTAGCATGCGCTCGGCCCCCTACTTCaactccttccttccctaTTCCCCAGTGATTCACTCTACAGTGCGTTGAAAGTGCTTAAGTGGCAGTTGACTGGACTGGGCGGTATGACGAATGGAATGACTCGGAATAGCATTATTCTCGGCACgtggagagatggagccagaagagatggataATTAAACCTAAACTATTAGGACGCCGCGGCAGTACAACCAGTCTTAGTGGTGAACAATGATATGATGGTGCATTATACAGGCATACAAGaccccttcccctcttctctccagcATCATCATGAAGACCCATGCCGACCTGTCGCACTCGCTAAAAGCGGCGGTCTCGGAAGAGCTGgtcttccctttcctttttcagTTGAGCCTGTACTGCTCGGCAGCACGATCCCTTCATTCCCACCTTTCCCACTCCCTTTCGTATGTGAAGGCCTTACACGAGCTGTTGACTTTCCCCAAGACGATGATGCAGCTGTAGGATTTGATGATAacaaggatgaggagaaagcggaagaagaaggggaaggatgCGAGCGAGGCTTGTAGATGAGAATAAGAATGAGGGCGAATATGCAAaggagcaggaagaagatacATTTTCGCCGAGCCGTATTGGCTTGGTACCTAACCATTTATTAGCTTCATTCCATTGATTGTTAGAGATAAAATAAACTGACCGTCTGGCGACAACCagctcctcctctccaccttTCACCTCCTTCGCCGCCTCCATCACATTCCATTCCACACTATCCAACACTGTCCCttgctcaacaaccatctGTCCTAGATCGCGAAAGAGCTCGGCGAGTTCAGAAATGGAGGATGCGATCTGGGTGATTTCACGAGATCGTTGGTTGATGTCAATGTTTACGGCAGATTGTGCATAGTGCGTTTGGGAGAGTTGATTTTGGGACTGCAGTAACAGTGTGAGCCAAGATcatggaggaagaaatcaaGGTGCTTACTGCCTGTTCGTCTTCCTGTAACTCATCGAGCACCTCTGTACCCTTTAATGTGATTGCGCCACTCGCAACCATCAAATCCTTGTTCTTAATTTGATGTCCTTGTAGTTCTAAGAAACAAAATTGTGGCAGGGTCAACCTCTACCTCACAGTATTATTCACCCCAAGCCGAAGATAAAGACGTACTGGACATGTAAACTTTCTGTTTTTTCCTAAACTGTCCCGACATTTCTTGTACCTTTTGCGCCAAGCCGCGTTGCACGTTCTTCGCGGTCAGTACTTGTACACGAGGCGCACCGCGTTCTGGCGTGATACTGCCTATCAGAGATGTACAGCGTTTGAAATCCTACATTTAGTGTCAATGAGAatggggaagaggacgtAATTTTTGTGACTTACACGAGTGATGTCAATCGTCTGTCTCTCAATCTCACGTTCTTCGCTTGACCGATCTGTAAAGCCAGGTAAGACATGTTTCGTATGTAGCTTATCCAGGGCAGCGACTACACCAAAATCCACAAAGTCAGCAAAATCAACCGAACTCAAAGCCCAACATCCGCCTACTCTTGTTTCTTGTCCGTCCCAGaatctcctccacctcctcaCTCAAATCCACCCATTTTGGCGGTAACCCCTTCATACCAATTTCTTTCCACCCCCCTCTCCCACCTATCAGTCTgtcttcctccccttcatcaccaccaccatcatcaaggCTAATTTGGTGACCATATTCTCTACTAGGTCGGGCGCGCGAGAACGGGTTGGAGTCGCGGATGGAGACAAAGAAGAGTGTTCGAGAGCGAGTAATTGGTTCGTCGGCGTTTGGTAAGAGAGGATTGTAGTTGGACATATCCTGCTCGCACAGATAGTGTCGCAGATGGTTGTCTAGGACGACCAAATAGTACAATCACTTCTCCGTGATCTATCTATCGTCTATCGTTTCCGATTACCATCCTCGTTCGAAATCGGGCCCGTTGTCCTTCGGCGTTGTCGAGCACATTTACGTAAGGATACACCTTGACGCGGGCTGGGTTTATTATAAGGTAAAGTTGAGGAACTGACGTCAAGATCACGTGACTTAAGCATCACCTCGAACGAACGCTTGcttgtcttcttcattatcCACAGTATCGGATTATTATGCATTCGTTTCCGACCTGTACCTCGACTTTAGCTTCAACTTCACCACAATGAATCACGGGTACGATTCTGAGGGTATGTCACTCTTCCCTGAGAGGATATGGCTAATCTAGCTTATAGACGAGTTCGACAGCTACGCcgctcctccacctcttccagGCGGTCCTGCTAGTATACTCTCTCACCTCATGGGCGGTGGTTTCGGTGGTTTCCACAGTGCCCCTCCTCCATCGTACGTATTATGTTGTCTACAAGGGATAAAGGCTGATGAATGCAGGGCATACGATGATTATTTCAAAGCTTATTCAACAGCTGTGATGGGCGGTAGAGAGCGTCCGGAAGTTATGTACGGCGGCAAGAGTATGTCTACCTGGCCATGCCTTTAGTGAGTTACTAACTCGCGAGGTGTCAACAGTCATCATGCCTCCATCCGCGTTAGCCAGACTTTGTATGTCTCGTTAAGAACTTCGAGGAATTGCTTCTGACGATATGTAGCCGCGCTGGATATTCCAAGTCCTTGGACATTCCAGCTCCGCAACCCTCGCTCACCCACACAACACACTACACATGCCGGTGTACTGGAGTTCATtgctgaagaagggattGTACATCTTCCTGCCTGGGTATGTCCCTTTTTTTGATACAGGTCGTAGCTAATATAAAGTAGATGATGACGCGGCTTAACCTCGAAGAAGGCGATCCCGTACGACTCACGGGCGCCAAGTTACCAAAAGGAAAGATGGTTAAAATTCAAGCACAGAGTACGGATTTCCTCCAAGTATCCGATCCCAAATCTGTGTAAGTTCGCCCTTCATTCCTCTGCTTCATACGTAGCTCAAACCACGCATAGCCTCGAATCCGCCCTTCGCTTCTACTCTACTCTTTCTCCTAACGACATCATTGAAATCACCTACAATTCACTCACATTCGAATTCCTTATCATGTCCGTCGTCCCAGAAGGTCCTGGTATTTCTGTTATTGATACGGATCTTGAGGTTGATTTTGCCACGCCAAAGGGATATGTCGAGCCTCCCCGGCCGGAACCGAAACCGATCCCCACGATGGCGGATAAACTTAACATTGACTTGTCTTCAAATGAACCCACTGGTTCGGGCGCAGCTAGTGTATCGGGCGGTAGTCGGCCCGGTACGAGTATGGGTACTCAGACTCCAGTGGAGAGCTTTACTGGTGTAGGACAGAGTTTGAGCGGAAAAAAGGTTAAGGGTAAGGGtttggcgaagaagattgaagagGTCGATCCGAGTTCAAAGATTAACCGAGCCGAGTGAGTCCCTCATTCCTTTACCTGGCCAACAGTTGCTAAATCGAAGCAGCGGCCCTCGAATAATAAACACATCCTCTCTATCATCTGCCAACACCCAAGTTCCTTCAGCACTCATCTTGCCAGAAGGGAAATTCTTCTTCGGCTTCAAGTACATCCCTTACAATCCCTCCAAAACGCCGAAACCCTCTCTCGCCGATCAACAGAAAGTGGAACTACAGCCTTTCggaggggaagggaatacgttgaagaatgggaagagagtaggagggggagagggcaagggaaagggaaaggagaaagctgctgaagaggagaaagaagatcCATGGGCAAAGCTGGGTAGCGGGAATACTCTAAAACGGACGACTGCCACGGCGGCCTCGTCGTCTTCAAACCCTGTACCTGCATCAGCGCCTCAGAAAGAGTTTGAGACACGTAAGGCGACGGAGCAGGAGATCATTGATGCGACCATGttggatgaggatgatttTATGTTTGAGGAcggagaggatgatgaggatgatgtgaTAGCGATTGATTCCGATTATGATTAGGTAAACGGAATTTCAATATGTATAATCCCCTTGGGAATTGTTATCCGCTGTTGCATATGAGTATTGATACTAATACATATTTGAATTTAATTGCCTTTTGCATGTATGCTGCTTGACTGGGTCATCTATACTAAGCACTGTAATAAGCCGTATTAGACTATTGGGGGATTAGTAAAGCGCATTAGAAAAATGTGATCCCGCTAATAACCCCTTGCGGTTTTCATGCAAACAAATCGGAGCTCTTTCCACCACTCTTCGCTTTCCATTAGGAGTTAGATTTATATATTTCATACATCATGTCCAACGACTGGTGGTCCCAAACACCATCCCGGTACACTTCCACCCCCATTCACCCTACTCTCTCTCGTTCTCAGTCTATTTCCCAATCAACTCGCACCCGTTTCGCCGGTGATGAGCTCGATCCTGAAGATTCCCGTGCCGCCGATGCAGTCAagtttcttccttctttcgcttcctcccagGCAGGAAGAGTAGCCCTAGGTACGAGTCCTACTGGAGGGATGAGTGTCTCTGTCGGTAGTCCCCaaggggagaggaggagtCCTCAAGGAAGGTTGAGTGGGTCTGTCCATGAGAGGTGTGTGGATGTGTACCATTTTTTGTGTGGATAAGGAAAAAACTAACTCTTGTGGGACAGCAATTCACCAAGACATACCACCCGAGCACGATCCTTGGCGCAGAGTGCCGCTCTCTCGTCTTCCACCACGAACGGTCCCGCGCCCATGGACGAAGACATGCCCCCAACGGCCAGTTTACGGGATAGCGTGACAGAAACCCGTGTATCCACTGTTGTTGCTTCCAACGAGTGAATaagtttttttttgctttgATTCATAATTAACATGAACTAAATCCTTTTTTTAGGCTTCCCACCCCTCCATCCCTCCTTCCGACTAAATCAACAGCCACCCTTTACATCTTTGGGCCACCACCCCATATCCTGTCCACGCTCCAACCCTATCTCACTCAATTCGGTCCCATTGCTTCTTACCGGCCTGGGCCAGAAGGATCCAACTGGTATATTGTCGAGTACACCACTCCGTTGGGAGCTGCGTACGCTTTGAGGAGACATGGTGAAATCTTGGGTGGTCAGTGGATGATCGGATTCAAAGTTGGTAATGGTGGAACTATGGAGGGTGTTGGCCCGGCAGCGGGGGAAAGAGATCCGCAAGGATCATCATCACAAGTATCCTTACCGACGGCTGGGACACCCATAAGAGTTCAGCACAAGGAGATTTTGAAACCCAAAATGGTGCAACCTGTGGTAGCCAAAGCGGCTGTGAAGAGTGGTAATGATTATGCGTGGGATGAGCCTGAGGGCTCTGGTGGCTGGTCAGGATGGGTCAGCGAGAAGCTCGTGAGTTTAATCTTTCCCGTTTTATTTCTTGGCCTGGGACTTTTTGAATGTGTCTTGACATGAgcgcttcttccttttcttccttcatcgACCAACATATGGTTAAATTGTTCGCTGACAGTTGATATGAAGTTTGGACGATAATTACGACAACGATGTTTTGCATGCTCTTTAATACCTTTAGGGGGGCGCCATATATAAAATGCAGACAAATTTTATGTACATCCGTAGGGTATAAAATACAGCTGATTCCGAACCTAAACGAACATACACCTCCATACTTCATTAAGCCATGTCTGGGCTTATCATATATCATCTTGCCCGCTGATGTCCAAAGTGTATTCCTTTGGTTTGCGATGGGGGTGTATGAAGTATGGTGGTGTATATCGCGCCAGGGATATTTGATAAGTCGTCTGCATTGTAAATCTCTCAACCTTgatttatttatttatatttttatttttccCTTGTCTTTCCGATTATGTGAGTGACATTTGCTGAAAACTGGCCACATTTCGTTCTTCCTACTAGCAGCTAACCCACAACCATTACACTACTACGAAATACATGCCCTCGCGGCGACTTGTTTCAAGCCGATGCCCAATCGAATTGATTCAAGTAGATAAATTCAGAGGTTCCAGTCAACTAAAATGAGTAGAATAGAGTGCTCAAATGAAGACTTGAAGGGTGGTTTTTACTTTTGGCTTTAAACAAACCCCGCCATTCCATCACTTTAGCCACTTCCGCCAGGTTATTTCgttcatttttttttttttttaaaatTAGTCTTTTTTCATATTGATAAAGCTAAactcgtcctcctcttctccactttATACATAGGCGAGCATTGGGTCTGAATAGATTTTCATCGCTGCTGTTAATTTGTGCATGGGCAGATCTGATTTCTGCAATTTGTTTGTTTGCTATAAGTCACGTAGCGGCCAGAGACTATGATATTTTTCAGGGGTAAATAAGTCAGGATGCCGATCTTGCATCTTTTTCGTGAGGGATTTGGTCAGCCAGTCTTCCTTTACGGTAGTTGAAATCGAAAACTCACCAGCCTTGTGAAGAGATCACATTGCACGAATGTGGTCTCCTTCCATGTAGCGCTGCGAACGAACCCAGTCTGTGGTATCGGTTTCGCGTACAGATTCCTGTATAGGTTGTCAGTGtgttgctgctgccatGGACGAAGAAAATGATCAGCTCACATGGATCCTGCCCCAAAAACAGGTTTCCTGGACTTGCCAGGCTCATTGAGTCCCCGAGGTTGAGGCCTTTTTGGGAGATGTCTGGTGGTTTATATACAGGATACTCCGATTGTGCTTGAAAACCCGCGAAGCCAGTCAAAAGCGAAAACGCTTTCTCCTCTGGTTATctggagagatggaaagcAATGTGAAATTCGGGTTGGTCTGACATAGAAGAGCTTTCTGGGGAAGCGCTCGAGGATGCGATAGATGAAGCCAAGAGCGGATTAGGGGACTGCAGAAAGAGACGAAGAGTCGAGTGTTAGCTTGTCCGAAAAGTTAGTATAACAGAAAAGCAGTACCCCTAGCCCCTACAAGTGGCTCTTTGGGTCTAGAGACTTGTTGTTTGCACATTGAATCTGTACAATCGCATTTTGCCGTCCGACTAGGAGTCATCTCAGTGCCCGATGAACTCGTTTGAGCTGAGAAGAGTGGGCTTGGGAGTGGTTTAAGGCAAGAAGTTCACATGTCATGAAGTTACACGTCATGACATTATGTCGAGGTGTTAGCCGAGGGGGATCCACTTAGCCGGGGATCCATCCGTGTCTTCCATGGCCATTAAAGGAACAATAGCTTATAGCATGTCTGTACTGCTCAGACCCAGACGCTTGTCACTGCGCTCTATATCCACCATGTCCCTCCCCTATACCGTCGCATCCACCGTCCATCTGCCCCCAGCCACCGTCTCCAAGCTCCAAGACACCTTCAcctccttcatccaccGTACCGACCCTTCCTCTGCGCCATTTACCAAGGAAGAGCTCTCCAAGAtccaaatcttcttcaccaccGGCCGAGGTCCTCCCGTTGATTCCCTTGCAGATGTCCCAAACCTTGAGCTTGTGCAGCTATGTTCCGCAGGGGCAGATAAGGCCATTTCCAACCCCGCAATGAAGGCGTATGTGGAAGAGCGAAAGAGGGGTACGGGCAAGGGAGATAGTAAAGAAGTCAGACTGGCAACTGCATCGGGGACCCATGTGCTCTCAATTCCGAACTATGTGGTGACGATGGTGATCACTTTGTTGCATCAGCTACCTAGGCAAATCGTCGGGGCGAGAGTACGTTTGAAAATTAAGAGATTTGGGTGCAGCATCCGTGCTGATGAGTGACTTGCTATGTTAGACCGAGCAGAGATGGCTATCCGAAGCGGAATGCGATATGGACGGCCAAGCGTATTACGCTCGAAAGACTTTTCACCGTACCGCCGGTCTTCTCGTACGTACCCATCATATCACCAGCATCAACCATAAAACcccctcatctcccttgTTTTCTTGCTGATCATGGCTTTGTTTCGACAAAAAAGGGCTACGGGGCATTGGGCCGTG encodes:
- a CDS encoding orotidine 5'-phosphate decarboxylase produces the protein MPHPTTLKTYASRITLHTNPTARRILTIMDRKRTNLCVSVDVTKADEVLEIVRMVGESVCMVKTHCDIIEDFTLEFAAKLVQLSKQLDFVIFEDRKFADIGNTVSLQYSSGTHKIASWSDLTNAHSVPGPGIITGLSSIGLPLGRGLLLLANMSSKGSLARGEYTRETVRMAREAGRDFVIGFIAQERVDAGEGGEEEGGDDEGEEDWLIMSPGVGLAAKGDKLGQQYRTPREVVLEAGADVIIVGRGIYGVQGGEEAVKAEAERYRQEGWKAYEERLG